Proteins from one Mycobacterium adipatum genomic window:
- a CDS encoding ABC transporter ATP-binding protein, translating to MSEHQHADQVLSVRDLTKSFRVSGGKTLRALDGINLDLARGETLGLVGESGCGKSTLARTLMMLERPDSGSVTFDGIDPFGLKGKDLLTFRRRVQMVFQDPYASLNSRMTAAEIIAEPWRTHKTLHGSRADRDMRVRGLLDLVGLGAKAFGKYPQEFSGGQRQRIGIARALALDPEVIICDEPVSALDLSVQAQVLNLLNDLQRELKISYVFISHDLSVVRHVADRVAVMYLGRIIENGPTEPVFDRASHHYTAALMSAAPKLRDSQRGERILLKGEVPSPLNPPSGCRFRTRCAAATEICAEQRPPLSLDVLVPGHVAECHHPRIDEQQSALSHA from the coding sequence ATGTCTGAGCACCAGCACGCCGACCAGGTGCTGTCGGTCCGTGACCTGACGAAGTCGTTCCGGGTGTCCGGCGGTAAGACGTTGCGCGCCCTCGACGGGATCAACCTGGACCTGGCCCGCGGTGAGACGTTGGGTCTGGTCGGCGAATCCGGGTGCGGCAAGTCGACGCTGGCCCGCACTCTGATGATGCTGGAGCGCCCGGACTCCGGATCGGTCACCTTCGACGGTATCGATCCGTTCGGGCTCAAGGGTAAGGACCTGCTGACGTTCCGCCGTCGGGTGCAGATGGTGTTCCAGGATCCGTACGCCTCGCTGAACTCCCGGATGACCGCGGCCGAGATCATTGCCGAGCCGTGGCGCACCCACAAGACGCTGCACGGCTCCCGCGCGGATCGGGACATGCGGGTTCGCGGTCTGCTGGATCTGGTCGGCTTGGGCGCCAAGGCCTTCGGCAAGTACCCGCAGGAGTTCTCCGGCGGTCAGCGCCAGCGCATCGGGATCGCGCGGGCGCTCGCGCTCGATCCCGAGGTCATCATCTGCGACGAACCGGTGTCGGCGCTGGACCTCTCGGTGCAGGCCCAGGTGCTCAATCTGCTCAACGATCTGCAGCGGGAACTGAAGATCTCCTACGTCTTCATCTCGCACGACCTGTCGGTGGTGCGCCACGTCGCCGACCGGGTGGCCGTCATGTATCTGGGCCGGATCATCGAGAATGGTCCCACCGAGCCCGTTTTCGACCGCGCGTCGCATCACTACACCGCGGCACTGATGTCGGCGGCCCCGAAACTGCGCGACAGCCAGCGCGGTGAGCGGATCCTGCTCAAAGGTGAGGTGCCCTCACCGTTGAACCCGCCGTCGGGTTGCCGGTTCCGCACCAGGTGCGCGGCGGCAACGGAAATCTGCGCCGAGCAGCGTCCGCCGCTGTCACTGGATGTGCTGGTGCCCGGACATGTCGCCGAGTGCCACCACCCCCGGATCGACGAGCAGCAGTCGGCGCTGTCGCACGCGTGA
- a CDS encoding alkaline phosphatase D family protein gives MSTNLSRRALLGGALAVAAIPLLGSGRPRSGDPFTLGVASGDPAPGGVVIWTRLAPAPLADDGRGGMPWRAVDVEWEVATDDRFHGIEQRGMALAAPESAHAVHVELTGLRPGSEYFYRFRTGGYLSATGRTRTAPAPGASGALTMCFASCSNYEQGWFTGYRRLAEDDPDLVVHLGDYQYEAVAGDRAVRRHAGPETVTLAQYRQRFAQYRTDPDLQAAHAAAPWLVVFDDHELDNNWAASVPEEPQPDFPARRAAAMQAYYENMPLRASARPRGASMQLYRRVQWGALATFHMLDTRQYRTDQACGDAYGADCPELNSAGRTLTGPEQERWLLDGLRGSRARWDILGQQVFFAPLDVQAGPRRGANADAWDGYAACRNRITAGLAGARNPVVLTGDVHAHWAAEISDPRLGPVATELVTTSISSGGDGSDYRPAVGALLVENPHIKYFGDRRGYVRTRITADELRADFRTLAFVTRPGAPARTDATFVIADRVPALT, from the coding sequence GTGTCGACGAATCTCAGCCGCCGGGCGCTGTTGGGCGGAGCCCTGGCGGTCGCGGCGATCCCCCTGCTCGGATCCGGTCGCCCGCGCAGCGGCGACCCGTTCACCCTCGGGGTGGCCTCCGGTGACCCGGCTCCCGGCGGTGTGGTGATCTGGACCCGGTTGGCGCCCGCACCGCTGGCCGATGACGGCCGCGGAGGAATGCCCTGGCGAGCTGTCGATGTCGAGTGGGAGGTCGCCACCGACGACCGCTTCCACGGCATCGAGCAGCGCGGGATGGCGCTGGCCGCACCGGAATCGGCCCACGCCGTGCACGTCGAACTCACGGGTTTACGTCCGGGCAGCGAGTACTTCTACCGATTCCGTACCGGCGGCTACCTCTCGGCCACCGGGCGGACCCGGACGGCGCCCGCACCCGGCGCCTCGGGCGCCCTGACGATGTGTTTCGCGTCGTGTTCCAACTACGAGCAGGGCTGGTTCACCGGGTATCGGCGACTGGCCGAGGACGACCCGGATCTTGTTGTGCACCTAGGTGATTACCAGTACGAGGCCGTCGCCGGTGACCGCGCCGTGCGCCGGCACGCAGGCCCGGAAACGGTCACGCTGGCCCAGTACCGGCAGCGGTTCGCGCAGTACCGCACCGACCCCGATCTGCAGGCCGCGCACGCCGCGGCCCCGTGGTTGGTGGTCTTCGACGACCACGAACTGGACAACAACTGGGCCGCCTCGGTGCCCGAGGAGCCGCAGCCGGACTTCCCGGCACGCCGCGCCGCGGCCATGCAGGCCTATTACGAGAACATGCCGCTGCGGGCCTCGGCGCGTCCCCGGGGCGCCTCGATGCAGCTCTACCGGCGCGTGCAGTGGGGCGCGCTGGCGACCTTCCACATGCTCGACACCCGCCAGTACCGGACGGATCAGGCCTGCGGCGATGCGTATGGCGCCGACTGCCCGGAACTGAACTCCGCGGGGCGCACGCTCACCGGTCCGGAGCAGGAGCGCTGGCTGCTCGACGGCCTGCGGGGGTCGCGGGCCCGCTGGGACATCCTGGGCCAGCAGGTGTTCTTCGCGCCGCTGGACGTCCAGGCAGGCCCGCGCCGCGGCGCCAACGCCGATGCCTGGGACGGGTACGCGGCCTGCCGCAACCGGATCACCGCCGGGCTGGCCGGCGCGCGCAACCCGGTCGTGCTCACCGGCGATGTACACGCGCATTGGGCAGCGGAGATCAGTGACCCCCGATTGGGTCCGGTGGCAACGGAATTGGTGACGACGTCGATCTCGTCGGGCGGGGACGGCTCGGACTACCGTCCGGCTGTCGGCGCGCTCCTTGTGGAGAACCCGCATATCAAGTACTTCGGCGATCGCCGCGGCTACGTCCGCACCCGCATCACCGCCGACGAATTGCGGGCCGACTTCCGCACGTTGGCGTTCGTGACCCGCCCCGGCGCGCCGGCCCGGACGGACGCCACCTTCGTCATCGCCGACCGCGTCCCGGCCCTCACGTGA
- a CDS encoding 2-hydroxyacid dehydrogenase — protein sequence MPSSANVLQVGPLKPSLAETLRTRYGAQTLPTDAAARAEFLAGPGADITAVVTSGRTGVDAALMAALPRLGAVVNFGVGYDTTDMDAAALRGVGVSNTPDVLTDCVADTAVGLLIDTMRRFSAADRYVRTGQWSGGGTYPLTRQVSNSRVGIIGLGRIGSAIAKRLNAFGCTVSYHNRREVTDSPYTYVGSAAELAQRVDVLVIAAAGGDATSKLVDATVLDALGADGYLINIARGSVVDEAALVAALRAGRLAGAGLDVFADEPHVPAELLTMDNVVLLPHIGSGTVQTRAAMEELTLRNLDEFLSSGRLVTPVLQPGARV from the coding sequence ATGCCCAGTTCAGCCAACGTCCTGCAGGTCGGCCCCCTCAAGCCGTCCCTGGCCGAGACCCTGCGGACCCGCTACGGCGCGCAGACCCTCCCCACGGACGCCGCGGCGCGTGCCGAGTTCCTCGCCGGGCCCGGCGCCGATATCACCGCCGTCGTCACCTCGGGTCGTACCGGCGTCGACGCCGCGCTGATGGCCGCGCTGCCGCGCCTGGGCGCGGTGGTGAATTTCGGCGTGGGCTACGACACCACCGATATGGATGCTGCTGCACTTCGGGGCGTCGGGGTGAGTAATACCCCCGACGTCCTGACCGACTGCGTCGCCGACACCGCGGTGGGCCTGTTGATCGACACCATGCGCCGGTTCTCCGCGGCCGACCGCTACGTGCGCACCGGCCAGTGGTCGGGCGGCGGCACCTATCCGCTGACCCGCCAGGTGAGCAACAGCCGGGTCGGCATCATCGGTCTGGGCCGTATCGGCAGCGCGATCGCTAAGCGGCTCAACGCATTCGGCTGCACCGTCAGTTACCACAACCGTCGTGAGGTCACCGACTCTCCGTACACCTACGTGGGCTCGGCGGCCGAACTCGCGCAGCGTGTCGACGTGTTGGTGATCGCCGCGGCCGGCGGAGATGCCACCAGCAAGCTGGTCGACGCCACGGTGCTCGACGCGCTCGGCGCGGACGGTTACCTGATCAACATCGCCCGCGGCAGCGTCGTCGACGAGGCGGCCTTGGTGGCTGCGCTCCGTGCGGGCCGCCTGGCCGGGGCCGGACTCGACGTGTTCGCCGACGAGCCCCATGTCCCGGCCGAATTGCTGACGATGGACAACGTGGTGCTGCTCCCGCATATCGGCAGCGGCACCGTGCAGACCCGCGCGGCGATGGAGGAGCTCACCCTGCGCAATCTCGACGAGTTCCTGTCCAGCGGACGGCTGGTCACCCCGGTACTCCAGCCGGGAGCACGCGTCTAG
- a CDS encoding LysR substrate-binding domain-containing protein → MFSLARLSCFIAVAEELHFGRAAERLHMTQPPLSRQIQQLETELGVQLIDRTTRSVTLTPAGVAFLPDARRIVALAESAALTVRRVPAGDLGTVVVGFTAASAHAVLPRLLEQTRNTLPDVKLELREMVSSVQIEALMSGEIDLGMARPPLKRPGIVSRPLLHEQLVAALPAGHPLTGQARQLTLNDLDGQDFVMYSPVQARYFNELLISTFTIAGATPRYVQFVTQVHTMLVLVRSGIGIALVPASAATLHPEGVVFRSIGAFRERPVELDACWRGDSTNPALLRLLRDVLPAREWTTDDLVDEVIG, encoded by the coding sequence ATGTTCTCACTGGCCCGGCTGTCCTGCTTCATCGCCGTCGCCGAGGAACTGCATTTCGGCCGCGCGGCCGAGCGACTGCACATGACCCAGCCGCCGCTGAGCCGTCAGATCCAGCAGCTGGAAACCGAACTCGGCGTCCAACTCATCGACCGCACCACGCGCTCGGTCACTCTGACCCCGGCAGGGGTGGCTTTCCTGCCCGATGCGCGGCGCATCGTGGCACTGGCCGAGAGCGCGGCGCTCACCGTGCGGCGGGTACCCGCGGGTGATCTGGGCACCGTGGTGGTCGGGTTCACCGCAGCTTCCGCGCACGCGGTGCTGCCGCGTCTGCTCGAGCAGACCCGCAACACCCTTCCCGATGTGAAACTCGAACTGCGCGAGATGGTTTCATCGGTACAGATCGAGGCCCTGATGAGCGGGGAGATCGATCTGGGTATGGCGCGCCCGCCGTTGAAACGCCCGGGGATCGTGTCCCGCCCGCTGTTGCACGAACAGTTGGTGGCGGCTCTGCCCGCCGGGCACCCGTTGACCGGCCAGGCGCGTCAGCTCACCCTCAACGATCTCGACGGCCAGGACTTCGTGATGTACTCCCCGGTGCAGGCGCGCTATTTCAACGAATTGTTGATCAGCACATTCACCATCGCCGGGGCGACCCCGCGGTACGTCCAGTTCGTCACCCAGGTGCACACCATGCTGGTGCTGGTGCGGTCCGGGATCGGGATCGCGCTGGTACCGGCCTCGGCGGCCACCCTGCACCCCGAGGGCGTGGTGTTCCGCTCGATCGGTGCGTTCCGGGAGCGCCCGGTCGAACTCGACGCGTGCTGGCGTGGCGACAGCACCAACCCGGCACTGTTGCGATTGCTACGCGATGTGCTGCCGGCCCGCGAATGGACCACCGACGACCTGGTCGACGAGGTGATCGGCTAG
- a CDS encoding ABC transporter permease, translating to MTQLDLVPVKPTTAIVSEPVGRKASGRSVWFRMLVNDRVAAVAATVLGVVALTALFGPMLVGDLATDIDLDNSNQAPFTLAHGWANVLGTDPLGRSMLARLVVACQTTLSVAIPAVVISAVIGSVIGMWAGYYRGWRETLAMRVADVIMSFPSLLLAVVVLYVFSPSAANIVVVLAITRIPVYLRTARAESAELATRVFVDAARTFGASGTSIITRHVLPIVLPTLLTVATLDFCYVMLAESSLSFLGIGIQPPDVSWGLMVAQGRTYLHTAWWLSFLPGLAIVITTVSATILAAWARIATDPAQRWRLTVPQKRLSRFAKTGKAL from the coding sequence ATGACTCAACTCGATCTGGTGCCGGTCAAGCCCACCACCGCCATCGTCAGCGAGCCGGTGGGGCGCAAGGCGTCGGGCCGCTCGGTCTGGTTCCGCATGCTGGTCAACGACCGTGTGGCGGCGGTGGCGGCCACCGTTCTCGGGGTGGTCGCACTGACCGCGCTGTTCGGCCCGATGCTGGTGGGTGACCTGGCCACCGATATCGACCTGGACAACTCCAACCAGGCGCCGTTCACCCTGGCGCACGGCTGGGCCAACGTGCTGGGCACCGATCCGCTGGGGCGCAGCATGCTGGCCCGCCTCGTCGTCGCCTGCCAGACCACCCTGTCGGTGGCGATTCCCGCGGTGGTGATCTCGGCGGTCATCGGCTCCGTCATCGGCATGTGGGCCGGCTACTACCGGGGGTGGCGCGAGACCCTCGCGATGCGGGTCGCCGACGTGATCATGAGCTTCCCGTCGCTGCTGCTCGCCGTGGTGGTCCTCTACGTGTTCTCGCCAAGTGCGGCCAATATTGTTGTGGTGCTGGCAATCACGCGTATCCCGGTGTACCTGCGCACCGCCCGTGCCGAGTCCGCTGAACTCGCCACCCGGGTGTTCGTCGATGCTGCGCGCACCTTCGGCGCCAGTGGCACCTCGATCATCACCCGGCACGTGTTGCCGATCGTGCTGCCGACGCTGCTGACGGTGGCCACCCTGGACTTCTGCTATGTGATGCTGGCCGAGAGCTCATTGAGCTTCCTGGGCATCGGGATTCAGCCCCCGGACGTCAGCTGGGGCCTGATGGTCGCCCAGGGCCGCACCTACCTGCACACCGCGTGGTGGCTGTCCTTCCTGCCGGGACTGGCCATCGTCATCACCACCGTGTCGGCCACCATCCTGGCGGCTTGGGCACGCATCGCCACCGATCCCGCCCAGCGGTGGCGACTCACCGTCCCGCAAAAGCGACTGTCCCGCTTCGCCAAGACCGGAAAGGCCCTGTAG
- a CDS encoding ABC transporter permease translates to MFSFVRRRMYTSAIPLVIVLLGVFLLARLTGDPTNLYLPESATADQREAFAAANGFNDPLIVQLFDYFKGIIHLDFGTSLRTGESAAEMALRAFPATLQLAFVTMALAILGAVIVGCWAAYRPNSLADRFSSLLSMTAASIPDFWFAITGVWLFSVLMGWLPTSGTDAGMLSWILPIATLMIRPLGVLTQVVRGAMVSALSAPYVRLARSKGASDFRVVTHHALRNAAAPALTVAGDLAVGLINGAVVVEAIFGWPGIGKLMIDAILQRDFAVLQAAVLLTAVSIFILNIAIDACYALLDARVREPAKV, encoded by the coding sequence ATGTTCTCCTTCGTTCGGCGCCGGATGTACACCAGCGCAATACCATTGGTCATCGTGCTGCTTGGCGTGTTCCTGCTCGCCCGGCTCACCGGTGACCCCACCAATCTCTACCTACCGGAGTCGGCGACCGCCGATCAACGTGAGGCCTTCGCCGCTGCGAATGGCTTCAACGACCCGCTGATCGTGCAGCTCTTCGACTACTTCAAGGGGATCATCCACCTCGACTTCGGAACCTCGCTGCGTACCGGTGAATCCGCGGCCGAGATGGCCCTGCGAGCCTTCCCGGCCACGCTGCAACTGGCCTTCGTCACCATGGCACTGGCCATCCTCGGCGCCGTGATCGTCGGCTGCTGGGCGGCTTACCGGCCCAACTCGCTGGCCGACCGGTTCTCCAGCCTGCTGTCCATGACCGCGGCATCGATCCCGGATTTCTGGTTCGCCATCACCGGAGTCTGGCTGTTCTCGGTGCTGATGGGCTGGCTGCCCACCTCCGGTACCGACGCCGGCATGCTGTCCTGGATCCTGCCGATCGCCACCTTGATGATCCGTCCACTCGGTGTGCTGACCCAGGTGGTGCGCGGCGCCATGGTCTCGGCGCTGTCGGCACCCTATGTCCGACTGGCACGTAGCAAGGGCGCCAGCGATTTTCGGGTCGTCACCCACCACGCGTTGCGTAACGCCGCCGCCCCCGCGCTGACCGTCGCCGGTGATCTGGCCGTCGGCCTGATCAACGGTGCGGTGGTGGTGGAGGCCATCTTCGGCTGGCCCGGTATCGGCAAGCTGATGATCGACGCCATCCTGCAACGCGACTTTGCGGTGCTGCAGGCAGCAGTGCTGCTCACCGCCGTCAGCATCTTCATCCTCAACATCGCCATCGACGCCTGTTACGCGCTGCTCGACGCACGCGTCCGCGAACCCGCGAAGGTCTAG
- a CDS encoding ABC transporter ATP-binding protein, protein MTAVAEHPPVDQTDADPALRVQDLTVDIRTIAGTVRAVDHVTFAARSGETLALLGESGCGKSMTATALVGLLEPVAQVVDGSARIGDTDLITADRKKRRAMAGPELAIVFQDALTALNPLYTVGTQLAEPFRIHHGLKAKEAKRRAMDLMTRVGIPQPEERMKAYPHQFSGGMRQRLLIAMAVALNPKVLIADEPTTALDVTVQAQIMALLKSLRTEYDMAVVLITHDLALVAEEADRVAVMYAGSIVETGSVTEVFGDPKHPYTKGLLDSVPVDAVRGAELKSIGGSPPDLHSIPAGCVYQDRCPLVRDICRSTRPGLQDVGSRRKSACHFPGEVSDV, encoded by the coding sequence ATGACTGCTGTCGCCGAACACCCGCCCGTGGACCAGACCGACGCCGATCCGGCCTTGCGGGTGCAGGATCTCACCGTGGACATCCGCACCATCGCCGGTACCGTTCGCGCCGTCGACCACGTCACCTTCGCCGCCCGCAGCGGTGAGACGCTGGCACTGCTCGGCGAATCCGGCTGCGGCAAGTCGATGACCGCCACCGCGCTGGTCGGCCTGCTGGAACCGGTCGCCCAGGTGGTCGACGGATCGGCGCGCATCGGTGACACCGATCTGATCACCGCGGACCGCAAAAAGCGCCGCGCGATGGCCGGCCCCGAACTGGCGATCGTGTTTCAGGACGCACTGACGGCGCTGAACCCGCTCTACACCGTCGGCACCCAGCTCGCCGAGCCGTTTCGCATCCACCACGGATTGAAAGCCAAGGAAGCCAAGCGTCGGGCCATGGACCTCATGACGCGCGTGGGTATCCCGCAACCCGAAGAGCGGATGAAGGCCTATCCGCACCAGTTCTCCGGCGGCATGCGGCAGCGCCTGCTCATCGCGATGGCCGTCGCGCTGAATCCGAAGGTGCTGATCGCCGACGAGCCGACCACGGCGCTGGATGTCACGGTGCAGGCGCAGATCATGGCCCTGCTCAAGAGCCTGCGCACGGAATACGACATGGCGGTCGTGCTGATCACCCACGACCTCGCCCTGGTCGCCGAGGAGGCGGACCGGGTTGCGGTGATGTACGCCGGGAGCATTGTCGAAACCGGCTCGGTTACCGAAGTTTTCGGCGATCCGAAGCACCCCTACACCAAGGGCCTGCTGGATTCGGTGCCCGTGGACGCCGTGCGCGGCGCCGAGCTGAAGTCCATCGGAGGCTCCCCGCCGGATCTGCACTCGATCCCGGCAGGCTGCGTCTACCAGGACCGCTGCCCACTGGTCCGCGATATCTGCCGCAGCACCCGCCCGGGTCTGCAGGACGTCGGCAGCCGACGCAAGTCTGCCTGCCATTTTCCCGGGGAGGTCAGCGATGTCTGA
- a CDS encoding TetR/AcrR family transcriptional regulator, with protein sequence MVTRRYGGQTADDRVAERRARLLAAGLELMGTRGIAGTTVRGVTEASGVAARYFYESFPDIESLHLAVYDMVVEESARRSVTALAEAPDDDLARTRAVLAELVDLILADPRKGRILVLEATASPALGRRSLQESSRFAGMLASTASSGDPGLPTDDLPTDLRLVSQFLVGGVISTIGAVLLGDVEVEREHLIEVLVSLFEAVRAPASTRPRDDG encoded by the coding sequence ATGGTCACCCGGCGGTATGGAGGGCAGACCGCGGATGACCGGGTCGCCGAACGACGCGCCCGACTGCTCGCCGCCGGGTTGGAATTGATGGGCACCCGGGGTATCGCGGGCACCACGGTGCGCGGCGTCACCGAAGCCTCGGGGGTGGCGGCCCGCTACTTCTACGAGAGCTTTCCCGATATCGAGTCGCTGCATCTGGCGGTTTACGACATGGTTGTCGAGGAGAGCGCGCGGCGCTCGGTGACCGCGCTGGCCGAGGCACCCGATGACGATCTCGCCAGGACCCGGGCGGTGCTCGCCGAGCTGGTGGACCTGATCCTCGCCGATCCACGCAAGGGCCGGATCCTGGTGCTGGAGGCCACCGCGTCCCCGGCGTTGGGCCGGCGCAGCCTGCAGGAGTCCAGCCGGTTCGCCGGGATGCTGGCGTCCACGGCATCCTCCGGCGATCCCGGCCTCCCGACCGATGATCTGCCCACCGACCTGCGGCTGGTCTCGCAGTTCCTGGTCGGCGGGGTGATCAGCACGATCGGCGCGGTGCTGCTCGGTGATGTCGAGGTCGAGCGGGAGCACCTCATCGAGGTTCTGGTGTCGCTGTTCGAGGCGGTGCGTGCGCCCGCCAGCACGCGACCACGAGATGACGGCTGA
- a CDS encoding oxygenase MpaB family protein, translating to MSGAAIEIDTATPKPWEPGQPHHELAADVRWWMGTPLAFALFGRLALDQVAYRKVAAAVDASGRFATNFTDRGLNSYLWNGPLAFADDADRHATQERLKSKHGAVHGVGKGDFEGERYSALDPKLWKWVGTTSLNIFYAGYVAIYGAELNAEQREVVYRTVCAMADIGLPSSAAEVPPTVAEMQAYYDEVAATELASNPFLLWAAAQFSAPPVPTLFGPPWLHRIVAPAWRLAVPVLARPARICAESTTHPKMMELLGSTWNSGKRVEFACYRAGIRAARRWLPKWALLEPMAYNRYRYEQLRAFHRTYELESFASAAS from the coding sequence ATGTCCGGAGCCGCAATCGAAATCGACACCGCAACGCCGAAACCGTGGGAGCCGGGGCAACCACATCACGAGCTGGCCGCCGACGTGCGCTGGTGGATGGGGACGCCATTGGCGTTCGCGCTGTTCGGGCGGCTGGCGCTGGACCAGGTGGCCTATCGCAAGGTCGCCGCCGCCGTCGACGCCAGCGGGCGCTTCGCGACGAACTTCACCGACCGAGGCCTGAACAGCTATCTGTGGAACGGCCCGCTCGCATTCGCCGACGATGCCGACCGGCACGCCACCCAGGAACGCCTGAAATCCAAGCACGGCGCGGTGCACGGTGTGGGCAAGGGCGACTTCGAGGGCGAGCGGTACAGCGCACTGGACCCGAAGCTGTGGAAATGGGTCGGTACCACCTCGCTGAACATCTTCTACGCCGGCTATGTCGCCATCTACGGCGCGGAACTCAACGCCGAGCAGCGCGAGGTCGTGTACCGAACCGTCTGCGCGATGGCCGATATCGGGCTGCCGAGCTCGGCCGCCGAGGTGCCACCGACGGTGGCCGAGATGCAGGCGTACTACGACGAGGTCGCCGCGACCGAACTCGCGTCGAACCCGTTCTTGTTGTGGGCCGCCGCTCAGTTCTCCGCCCCACCGGTGCCGACGCTGTTCGGCCCGCCGTGGCTGCACCGGATCGTCGCGCCGGCTTGGCGGCTGGCCGTCCCGGTGCTGGCCCGGCCCGCCCGGATCTGCGCCGAATCCACCACCCACCCGAAGATGATGGAATTGCTGGGCAGCACCTGGAATTCGGGCAAGCGGGTCGAGTTCGCCTGTTACCGGGCCGGGATCCGGGCGGCGCGGCGGTGGTTGCCGAAATGGGCACTGCTGGAACCGATGGCCTACAACCGGTACCGCTATGAACAGTTGCGCGCCTTCCATCGCACGTACGAGTTGGAGTCCTTCGCGTCCGCAGCGAGCTAG
- a CDS encoding ABC transporter substrate-binding protein, which translates to MAPTVPARTSLRRLALLTGTAVLAAGCTVANTGSGGYDPDTLRIVLPQEPPTLEPCEASLTSTGIVTRSNITEPLAERDSTTGELLPLLATGWEQTSANEWTFTLRDGVTFSDGAPFTSADAAFSIDRAVNSDLQCNVDGYVFGDEVLALQTPDEHTVVIGTTEPDPILPLRISFVEMVPRTTSMTEKVREPIGTGPYAIERWDYGQKLTLARNPAYWGAPPAFGRAEYKWRSEGSVRAAMLTNDEVDIAVGLGPEDGAGDLGVPFQNNETTALRITGTEAPLDDMRIRQAINYSVNRTGIVKALFRGLGEPAAQLIPEGVVGFNAELPLWPHDPDKARRLVEEARADGVPVDRQIRLIGRNSQFPGVTETVEVIQSELAEAGLNVKIEMMDTAAQLEYQLQPFPANAGPFLALIQHGNQAGDAAFSVDQYMRSDGAQSAFGTTAFDEQIAAAGRLTGEQRQQAYAQIFADEPEKILQFAYIAHMRGILGKSPRVDYTPNPATGDEMLLATMTPASSDRTDQS; encoded by the coding sequence ATGGCCCCGACAGTGCCAGCCCGAACGTCGCTGCGCCGGCTCGCTCTTCTCACCGGCACCGCCGTGTTGGCGGCGGGGTGCACCGTGGCCAATACCGGCAGCGGCGGGTATGACCCCGACACCCTGCGGATCGTGCTTCCCCAGGAACCGCCCACCTTGGAGCCGTGCGAGGCTTCGCTGACCTCCACCGGCATCGTGACCCGCTCCAACATCACCGAGCCACTGGCCGAGCGCGATTCCACTACCGGCGAACTGCTGCCCCTACTGGCCACCGGGTGGGAGCAGACGTCCGCCAACGAGTGGACCTTCACGCTGCGCGACGGTGTGACCTTCTCCGACGGCGCACCGTTCACCTCCGCGGACGCCGCGTTCTCGATCGATCGTGCGGTCAACTCCGACCTGCAGTGCAATGTCGACGGTTACGTCTTCGGCGATGAGGTGCTCGCGCTGCAGACACCCGATGAGCACACCGTCGTCATCGGTACCACCGAGCCGGATCCGATTCTGCCGCTGCGGATCTCCTTCGTGGAGATGGTGCCGCGCACCACCAGCATGACCGAGAAGGTCCGTGAGCCGATCGGTACCGGGCCATACGCGATCGAGCGGTGGGATTACGGCCAGAAACTCACCCTGGCGCGCAACCCCGCCTACTGGGGAGCACCGCCCGCCTTCGGGCGTGCCGAATACAAGTGGCGCAGCGAGGGAAGTGTGCGCGCCGCGATGCTCACCAACGATGAGGTGGACATCGCAGTCGGCCTGGGTCCTGAGGACGGTGCCGGAGATCTCGGTGTGCCTTTCCAGAACAACGAGACCACGGCGCTGCGCATCACCGGCACCGAGGCACCGCTGGACGACATGCGGATCCGACAGGCCATCAACTACTCGGTCAACCGCACCGGCATCGTCAAGGCCCTCTTCCGTGGGCTCGGTGAGCCTGCGGCACAGTTGATCCCGGAAGGCGTCGTCGGCTTCAACGCTGAGCTGCCGTTGTGGCCGCACGACCCGGATAAAGCCCGCCGGCTCGTCGAGGAGGCGCGCGCCGACGGTGTCCCGGTGGACCGCCAGATCCGACTGATCGGGCGTAACAGCCAATTCCCCGGTGTCACCGAGACGGTCGAGGTGATCCAGAGTGAACTGGCCGAGGCCGGCCTCAACGTCAAGATCGAGATGATGGACACCGCAGCTCAGTTGGAGTACCAGTTGCAGCCGTTCCCGGCCAATGCCGGCCCGTTCCTCGCGTTGATCCAGCACGGCAACCAGGCCGGGGACGCCGCCTTCTCCGTGGATCAGTACATGCGCTCGGACGGTGCCCAGAGTGCCTTCGGCACAACTGCTTTCGATGAGCAGATCGCCGCGGCCGGTCGTCTCACCGGAGAGCAGCGCCAACAGGCGTACGCCCAGATCTTCGCCGACGAACCGGAGAAGATCCTGCAGTTCGCCTATATCGCCCACATGCGGGGCATCCTCGGCAAGTCCCCTCGCGTGGACTACACACCGAATCCGGCGACCGGCGACGAAATGTTGCTGGCCACGATGACGCCGGCCTCATCCGACCGCACCGACCAGTCCTGA